In the Bradyrhizobium guangzhouense genome, one interval contains:
- a CDS encoding CBS domain-containing protein: MYKFLEQTASGYMTRNVKTVQRDHNLLALSEMFEQDDFNSYPVEDDGQVVGIVTKFDILKCFAFTPSQMLPRYHDLMSRKVGDVMTPEFIYVSPDTRLTRVLQIMVEHRIRSIIVLDGAQKLVGIIAREDVIAALKATATD, translated from the coding sequence GTGTACAAATTCCTTGAGCAGACCGCCAGCGGCTACATGACGCGCAACGTCAAGACGGTGCAGCGCGACCACAATCTGCTCGCGCTCAGCGAGATGTTCGAGCAGGACGATTTCAATTCCTACCCCGTGGAGGACGACGGACAGGTCGTCGGCATTGTCACCAAGTTCGATATCCTGAAATGCTTTGCCTTCACGCCGAGCCAGATGCTGCCGCGCTATCATGACCTGATGAGCCGCAAGGTCGGCGACGTCATGACGCCGGAGTTCATCTATGTCAGCCCCGACACGCGGCTGACGCGCGTTCTCCAGATCATGGTCGAGCACCGCATCCGCAGCATCATCGTGCTCGACGGCGCCCAGAAGCTGGTCGGGATCATCGCGCGCGAGGACGTCATCGCGGCGCTGAAGGCGACGGCGACCGACTGA
- a CDS encoding universal stress protein, with protein sequence MTYATVMVSLALGQPNDARLQVAGELAERFEAAIVGVAAARFAPPLYFTDGAAAQRLIDQEEASIKRRLADLEVQFRAATKARGGRVEWRSAMDFPARFVSAQARCADIVVSGGQSPAFSDSFALASPKDLVMQAGRPLLVVPDRIDWLDLRSVLVAWKDTPEARRAVADALPMLRKAKDITIVEISEADEDRAVVAERVSDVAAWLARHGVTATARVVEAGNEAAAVQLERIAGDVGAGLIVAGAYGHSRFSELILGGVTEYLVTQSARCVLLSH encoded by the coding sequence ATGACATACGCGACGGTGATGGTCAGCCTGGCGCTCGGCCAGCCCAACGATGCGCGCCTTCAGGTCGCCGGCGAGCTTGCCGAACGATTCGAGGCGGCGATTGTCGGGGTCGCCGCGGCGCGGTTCGCCCCGCCACTTTATTTCACGGATGGCGCGGCAGCTCAGCGGCTGATCGATCAGGAAGAAGCCTCCATCAAGAGGCGCCTTGCCGATCTGGAGGTGCAATTCCGCGCCGCGACCAAGGCCCGTGGCGGACGGGTGGAATGGCGCAGTGCCATGGACTTCCCCGCACGATTCGTCTCGGCGCAGGCGCGCTGTGCCGACATCGTCGTCAGCGGCGGACAGAGCCCGGCCTTCTCCGATTCCTTTGCGCTCGCAAGCCCCAAGGATCTGGTGATGCAGGCCGGCCGGCCGCTGCTGGTGGTGCCCGACAGGATCGACTGGCTCGATCTGCGCAGCGTGCTCGTGGCCTGGAAGGACACGCCCGAGGCGCGGCGGGCGGTGGCTGACGCGCTGCCCATGCTGCGCAAGGCGAAGGATATCACCATCGTCGAGATTTCGGAGGCGGACGAAGACCGTGCGGTCGTCGCGGAGCGTGTCAGCGACGTCGCCGCCTGGCTCGCCCGCCACGGCGTCACGGCGACGGCGCGGGTCGTGGAGGCGGGGAACGAAGCCGCCGCCGTGCAATTGGAGAGGATCGCCGGCGATGTCGGAGCCGGCCTGATCGTCGCCGGTGCCTATGGCCATTCCCGCTTCAGCGAGCTGATTCTCGGCGGCGTCACGGAATATCTGGTCACGCAATCCGCGCGCTGCGTGCTGCTTTCGCATTGA
- the fixL gene encoding sensor protein FixL, whose protein sequence is MSPSRVTHPQDDGRGEHFRVRIEGFGVGTWDLDLKTMAWEWSATSRALLGVSPDQPESYELFLSRIEPNDRERVESAIRRVSERGGGLDVSFRVSGAIGGEKWIRARAGLIRDETGTAGHLSGIFVDIDEEKHVEEALRTRETHLRSILHTIPDAMIVIDGRGIMQLFSTAAERLFGWSEQEAIGQNVSILMPEPDRSRHDGYIARYRSTHDPHIIGIGRIVTGKRRDGTTFPMHLSIGEMQSGGEPYFTGFVRDLTEHQQTQARLHELQSELVHVSRLSAMGEMASALAHELNQPLAAISNYMKGSRRLLAASADPNRTKIESALDRAAEQAVRAGQIIRRLRDFVARGESEKRVESLSKLIEEAGALGLAGAREQNVQLRFSLDQNADLVLADRVQIQQVLVNLFRNALEAMAQSPRRELVVTNSRIGDDMIEIEVSDTGSGFQDDVIPNLFQTFFTTKETGMGVGLSISRSIIEAHGGRMWAESNASGGATFRFTLPAADES, encoded by the coding sequence GTGTCGCCGAGTCGCGTAACGCATCCCCAAGATGACGGCCGGGGCGAGCATTTCCGCGTCCGGATCGAGGGATTTGGCGTCGGCACCTGGGATCTCGACCTCAAAACGATGGCATGGGAATGGTCCGCCACGTCCAGGGCCCTGCTCGGCGTCTCACCGGACCAGCCGGAGAGCTACGAGCTCTTCCTGTCCCGTATCGAGCCGAACGATCGCGAGAGGGTCGAGAGTGCGATCCGGCGCGTCTCCGAGCGCGGCGGCGGCCTGGATGTGTCCTTCAGGGTCTCCGGAGCGATAGGCGGGGAAAAATGGATCAGGGCCCGCGCCGGCCTGATCCGCGACGAAACCGGCACCGCCGGTCATCTCAGCGGCATCTTCGTGGACATCGACGAGGAGAAGCACGTCGAGGAAGCGCTGCGCACGCGTGAGACCCACCTCCGCTCCATCCTTCACACCATTCCCGACGCCATGATCGTCATCGACGGTCGCGGCATCATGCAGTTGTTCTCGACGGCGGCCGAGCGCCTGTTCGGCTGGTCCGAGCAGGAGGCGATCGGCCAGAACGTCAGCATCCTGATGCCGGAGCCCGATCGCTCCCGTCATGACGGCTACATCGCCCGCTATCGCTCCACCCACGATCCGCACATCATCGGCATCGGCCGCATCGTCACCGGCAAGCGCCGCGACGGCACGACCTTTCCGATGCACCTGTCGATCGGCGAGATGCAGTCGGGCGGCGAGCCCTATTTCACCGGCTTCGTCCGCGACCTCACCGAGCATCAGCAGACCCAGGCGCGGCTCCACGAATTGCAGTCCGAGCTCGTCCATGTTTCGCGACTGAGCGCGATGGGCGAGATGGCGTCCGCGCTGGCGCACGAGTTGAACCAGCCGCTTGCCGCGATCAGCAACTACATGAAGGGATCGCGGCGGCTGCTCGCCGCCAGCGCCGATCCGAATCGGACGAAGATCGAAAGTGCGCTGGATCGCGCCGCGGAGCAGGCCGTACGCGCAGGCCAGATTATCAGGCGGCTTCGCGATTTCGTCGCACGCGGCGAGTCCGAAAAGCGGGTCGAAAGCCTTTCCAAGCTGATCGAGGAGGCCGGCGCGCTCGGGCTCGCCGGTGCGCGCGAACAGAACGTCCAGCTTCGGTTCAGTCTGGATCAGAATGCCGATCTCGTCCTCGCCGACCGGGTCCAGATCCAGCAGGTCCTGGTCAATCTGTTCCGCAACGCGCTGGAGGCGATGGCGCAGTCGCCGCGGCGGGAGCTCGTCGTCACCAACTCCCGCATCGGTGACGACATGATCGAGATCGAGGTTTCCGACACCGGCTCCGGCTTCCAGGATGACGTCATTCCGAATCTGTTTCAGACCTTCTTCACCACCAAGGAAACCGGCATGGGGGTGGGACTGTCGATCAGCCGCTCGATCATCGAGGCTCATGGCGGACGCATGTGGGCCGAGAGCAATGCATCGGGCGGAGCGACATTCCGCTTCACTCTGCCTGCAGCCGACGAGAGCTGA
- the fixJ gene encoding response regulator FixJ yields the protein MTTNGIVYVIDDDEAMRDSLNFLLDSSGYSVTLFDDAQRFLDALPGLAFGCVLSDVRMPGIDGIELLKLMKAQHSAFPILIMTGHGDVPLAVEAMKLGAVDFLEKPFEDDRLLTMIESAIRQAEPAAKIEAISQDIAARVASLSPRERQVMEGLVAGLSNKLIAREYDISPRTIEVYRANVMTKMQANSLSELVRLAMRAGMLKD from the coding sequence ATGACGACCAACGGAATTGTCTACGTTATCGACGACGACGAGGCGATGCGCGATTCGCTGAATTTCCTGCTCGATTCATCGGGATACAGCGTCACCTTGTTCGACGACGCGCAACGCTTCCTCGATGCCCTCCCCGGCCTCGCATTCGGTTGCGTCCTCTCCGACGTGCGCATGCCCGGGATCGACGGGATCGAGCTCCTGAAGCTGATGAAGGCGCAGCACTCTGCGTTTCCGATCTTGATCATGACCGGCCACGGCGACGTGCCGCTCGCGGTCGAGGCGATGAAGCTCGGCGCCGTCGACTTCCTGGAAAAGCCGTTCGAGGACGACCGCCTCCTGACGATGATCGAATCGGCGATCCGGCAGGCCGAGCCGGCCGCCAAGATCGAAGCGATATCGCAGGACATCGCCGCCCGCGTCGCATCGCTCAGCCCGCGCGAGCGCCAGGTCATGGAAGGACTGGTCGCGGGCCTGTCCAACAAGCTGATCGCCCGCGAATACGACATCAGCCCGCGCACCATCGAGGTCTACCGGGCCAATGTCATGACCAAGATGCAGGCCAACAGCCTCTCGGAGCTGGTCCGGCTGGCGATGCGCGCCGGCATGCTGAAGGATTGA
- a CDS encoding response regulator, whose protein sequence is MIEVGSYPARLSMVSSAKPTVYVVDDDDAVLGSLRFLLETDGFAVRTFRNATALLNTTSPSGADCYLIDYKMPDINGIELAGRLHQSDRDTPVILITGYPDKNISARAKAAGVKDVILKPLLDENLVKRIRRAIQNRRGN, encoded by the coding sequence ATGATCGAAGTCGGTTCGTACCCTGCGCGGCTCTCCATGGTGTCATCGGCAAAGCCCACCGTCTACGTGGTCGACGACGATGACGCCGTGCTCGGGTCCCTGCGTTTTCTGCTGGAGACCGACGGCTTTGCCGTACGGACGTTCAGGAACGCCACGGCGCTGCTCAACACGACGAGCCCGTCTGGCGCGGACTGCTACCTGATCGACTACAAGATGCCCGACATCAATGGCATCGAGCTTGCCGGTCGCTTGCACCAGTCGGACCGCGACACGCCGGTGATCCTGATCACCGGCTATCCCGACAAGAACATCTCGGCTCGGGCGAAGGCTGCCGGCGTGAAAGACGTGATTCTGAAGCCGCTTCTCGACGAGAATCTGGTCAAGCGCATCCGTCGCGCCATCCAGAACAGACGCGGAAATTGA
- a CDS encoding helix-turn-helix domain-containing protein has protein sequence MLTQTLNTPAINTQIGGRIAPVHPVSDQFGAITGHVGLVATEFSYRKDEEIYGEDEPAEYVYQVVSGAVRTYKLLSDGRRQIGTFHLPGDVFGLESGASHRLAAEAIIDTNVRLVKRVSLEKAAGIDVQVARKLWAMTAGELRHAEDHMLLLGRKTAMERVATFLLEMDRRLAVAGMMALPMCRRDIGDYLGLTLETVSRALSQLHAQGILGFSGARQIVLRNRQRLHNLDA, from the coding sequence ATGCTGACGCAGACCCTCAACACCCCGGCGATCAACACCCAAATCGGTGGCAGGATTGCCCCTGTTCATCCCGTCTCCGACCAATTCGGCGCGATCACCGGCCATGTCGGTCTGGTCGCCACCGAGTTCTCCTACCGCAAGGACGAAGAGATCTACGGCGAGGACGAGCCGGCGGAATATGTCTACCAGGTCGTCTCCGGCGCGGTCCGCACCTACAAGCTCCTCTCCGACGGTCGCCGCCAGATCGGCACCTTCCACCTTCCCGGCGACGTGTTCGGCCTCGAATCCGGCGCCAGCCACCGCCTCGCCGCCGAGGCCATCATCGACACCAATGTGCGCTTGGTGAAGCGCGTCAGCCTCGAAAAGGCCGCCGGCATCGACGTGCAGGTCGCCCGCAAGCTCTGGGCCATGACCGCCGGCGAGCTGCGCCACGCCGAAGACCACATGCTGCTCCTGGGCCGCAAGACCGCGATGGAGCGGGTCGCGACCTTCCTGCTCGAAATGGACCGCCGCCTCGCCGTTGCCGGCATGATGGCGCTGCCGATGTGCCGCCGCGACATCGGCGACTATCTCGGCCTCACGCTCGAGACCGTGTCGCGCGCGCTGTCGCAACTCCATGCCCAAGGCATTCTCGGTTTCTCCGGCGCCCGCCAGATCGTGCTGCGCAATCGCCAGCGCCTGCACAATCTCGACGCCTGA
- a CDS encoding MFS transporter, giving the protein MLLSRKPDRANREGRVEQDNVAAPVLAAIPAPSQRSLRGLDWFIFFLADVQTGFGPFIAVYLTTQKWTQVEIGFVLSIGGIVALIGQMPGGAIIDAAKSERLVAALAIATIGGCALAYAAMPIFPVVVTAATLHAAASCVLGPAIAAISLGLVGPLKIGERLGRNARFASLGNGVAAAVMGTAGYLLSSRSVFLVTFLLAIPTLIALSRIREEEVDIARCHGEMPREAPVPGDTNIWHLIRQRPLIVFALSVLLLQLANASMMPLMASAVTARSSQWATVLVAFCIVVPQAIVALLSPTVGRKAQAWGRRPLLLIGFGALAIRGLLFATVRDPYLLVAVQVFDGITAAVFAVMIPLIVADVAFGSGHFNLAQGIVGTATGIGASLSTALGGYVSDKFGNATAFFGLAGIAATGLLLILFVMPETRRTGIAAKEMAG; this is encoded by the coding sequence GTGCTCTTGTCGAGGAAGCCTGATCGTGCAAATCGCGAGGGACGCGTTGAACAGGACAACGTCGCCGCACCCGTCCTCGCGGCCATTCCGGCGCCGTCGCAACGGAGCCTGCGCGGTCTCGACTGGTTCATCTTCTTCCTCGCCGACGTGCAGACCGGCTTCGGCCCCTTCATCGCGGTCTATCTGACGACACAGAAATGGACGCAGGTCGAGATCGGCTTCGTGCTGTCGATCGGGGGCATCGTCGCCCTGATCGGCCAGATGCCGGGCGGCGCCATCATCGATGCTGCTAAATCGGAGCGATTGGTGGCGGCGCTCGCGATCGCGACCATCGGCGGCTGTGCGCTCGCCTATGCGGCGATGCCGATCTTCCCGGTGGTGGTGACGGCCGCAACGCTGCATGCGGCGGCGAGCTGCGTGTTGGGACCGGCGATCGCGGCGATCAGCCTCGGCCTGGTCGGCCCGCTCAAGATCGGCGAGCGGCTCGGCCGCAATGCGCGCTTTGCCTCGCTCGGCAACGGCGTCGCCGCCGCGGTGATGGGCACGGCCGGCTATCTTCTCTCGAGCCGTTCGGTGTTCCTGGTCACCTTCCTGCTGGCGATCCCGACATTGATCGCGCTGTCGCGCATCCGCGAGGAGGAAGTGGACATCGCGCGCTGTCACGGCGAGATGCCGCGCGAAGCGCCCGTTCCGGGCGACACCAATATCTGGCATCTGATCCGGCAGCGGCCGCTGATCGTCTTTGCGCTGAGCGTGCTGCTGTTGCAGCTCGCCAATGCCTCGATGATGCCGTTGATGGCGAGCGCGGTAACGGCGCGGTCGAGCCAATGGGCGACGGTGCTGGTGGCTTTCTGCATCGTTGTCCCGCAGGCGATCGTGGCGCTGCTGTCGCCGACCGTCGGACGCAAGGCGCAAGCATGGGGACGGCGTCCCTTGCTGTTGATCGGATTCGGCGCGCTGGCGATTCGTGGTCTTCTGTTTGCGACGGTGCGCGATCCGTATCTGCTGGTGGCGGTGCAGGTGTTCGATGGCATCACCGCGGCGGTGTTCGCAGTGATGATTCCGCTGATCGTTGCCGACGTCGCCTTCGGCAGCGGGCATTTCAATCTCGCGCAGGGCATTGTCGGCACGGCGACCGGCATCGGCGCGTCGCTGAGCACGGCGCTTGGCGGTTATGTCAGCGACAAGTTCGGCAATGCCACCGCCTTCTTCGGGCTCGCGGGCATCGCAGCGACCGGGCTCTTGCTGATCCTGTTCGTGATGCCGGAGACCCGACGCACCGGCATTGCGGCAAAAGAAATGGCCGGCTGA
- a CDS encoding PRC-barrel domain-containing protein, protein MRTAGWLALSVAIVAGLTVAVSRAAEELPASANAVPTEANAPPTAQPPASVVPVTPKDAAPPPSVTIIGASDAHGVLGRDVRSAADEDMGHIVDVIVDLSGHVRAAVIDFGGFLGVGSRKIVVDWSALRFGKITSKKDSITLELTKAQVAAAPEYKEDTPMVVLGASGSLQPLQAIQ, encoded by the coding sequence ATGCGTACCGCCGGATGGTTGGCTTTAAGCGTCGCAATCGTTGCGGGATTGACGGTTGCCGTATCGCGCGCCGCTGAGGAATTGCCCGCGTCCGCCAATGCGGTCCCGACCGAAGCGAACGCGCCGCCAACGGCGCAACCGCCGGCCTCGGTCGTGCCCGTCACGCCGAAGGACGCCGCGCCGCCGCCGTCGGTGACGATCATCGGTGCCAGCGACGCCCACGGCGTGCTCGGCCGCGACGTCCGCAGCGCGGCCGACGAGGACATGGGCCATATCGTCGACGTCATCGTCGATCTCAGCGGCCATGTGCGCGCCGCCGTGATCGATTTCGGCGGCTTCCTCGGCGTCGGCAGCCGCAAGATCGTGGTGGACTGGAGCGCGCTTCGTTTCGGCAAGATCACCAGCAAGAAGGACAGCATCACGCTCGAATTGACCAAGGCGCAGGTCGCGGCCGCGCCGGAATACAAGGAAGACACGCCGATGGTCGTGTTGGGTGCGTCCGGCAGTCTTCAACCGCTGCAAGCCATCCAGTGA
- a CDS encoding amylo-alpha-1,6-glucosidase: MAAEAATRMTSSSQTIETVAEQPFYIPMTGPAARPRRSLKHDDTFIVLDSHGDIGASAGGPDGLFNHDTRYLARLELVLDDLQPLLLGSNLRDDNSGLTVDLTNPDIYRQGRIVLQKDLLHIVRTIFLWRGTAYQRIGLQNHGEQRASFELTLLFDNDFADLFEVRGERRPRRGTGTSKLLGPTDVLFDYRGLDEAERTTGLHFDPRPTRLSVNAATWQLELDPHEAKSLFVAVSCNRPLAEKPARFFRGLLAHRREMRQSTVGAASIETSNNIFNEVLCQAMADLNMLMTETPQGRYPYAGIPWYSTTFGRDGLITALQMLWVDPRVAKGVLRRLAHFQAKTVDPLADAAPGKILHEMRGGEMAALREVPFSQYYGSVDSTALFVLLAGRYFERTGDETTLTELWPAIEAGLAWIDGPGDPDKDGFVEYQRATEKGLANQGWKDSYDAIFHADGKLAEGNIALAEVQGYVYAAKQLAARCARALGKPDLARKLEAEAKSLAERFEQAFWCQELGTYAVALDGQKRRCEVRTSNAGQVLFSGMIREDRARLVAADLMRPHFFSGWGIRTVARGEVRYNPMSYHDGSIWPHDNALIALGLAHYGLKHSVAQVFKGLFEAATYMDLRRLPELFCGFRREKRRGPTLYPVACAPQAWASATPFTLLEAALGIEFDVARCEIRLRNPHLPAFLNEIILRDLRLGESSVDLRVSRHGHDVALEVLRTRGQIQVSIVLAR; this comes from the coding sequence ATGGCAGCCGAAGCCGCAACCAGGATGACCTCGTCTTCGCAGACGATAGAGACCGTCGCCGAGCAGCCGTTCTACATTCCGATGACGGGACCCGCGGCGCGGCCCCGCCGCTCGCTCAAGCACGACGACACCTTCATCGTGCTGGACAGCCATGGCGATATCGGCGCCTCCGCCGGCGGGCCGGACGGCCTGTTCAACCACGACACGCGCTATCTGGCGCGGCTTGAGCTCGTTCTCGACGACCTTCAGCCGCTGCTGCTCGGCTCGAACCTGCGCGACGACAATTCGGGATTGACGGTCGATCTCACCAACCCCGATATCTATCGCCAGGGCCGCATCGTGCTGCAAAAGGACCTGCTGCACATCGTGCGCACGATCTTCCTGTGGCGCGGTACGGCCTATCAGCGCATCGGGCTGCAGAATCACGGCGAGCAACGCGCCAGCTTCGAGCTGACGCTGCTGTTCGACAATGATTTTGCCGATCTGTTCGAAGTGCGCGGCGAGCGGCGGCCGCGCCGCGGCACCGGCACCAGCAAGCTGCTCGGGCCGACCGACGTGCTGTTCGATTATCGCGGCCTCGACGAGGCCGAGCGCACCACCGGCCTGCATTTCGATCCGCGTCCGACGCGGCTTTCGGTCAATGCCGCGACCTGGCAGCTCGAGCTCGATCCGCACGAAGCCAAATCGCTGTTCGTGGCCGTGTCCTGCAACCGGCCGCTCGCGGAGAAGCCGGCGCGCTTCTTCCGCGGCTTGCTGGCGCATCGTCGCGAGATGCGGCAATCGACCGTCGGTGCGGCCAGCATCGAGACCTCCAACAACATCTTCAACGAGGTGCTGTGCCAGGCCATGGCCGACCTCAACATGCTGATGACGGAGACGCCGCAGGGGCGCTATCCCTATGCCGGCATTCCCTGGTATTCGACGACGTTCGGCCGTGACGGCCTGATCACGGCGCTACAGATGCTGTGGGTCGATCCACGGGTGGCGAAGGGCGTGCTGCGGCGGCTTGCGCATTTTCAGGCCAAGACGGTCGACCCGCTCGCCGATGCCGCACCGGGAAAGATCCTGCACGAGATGCGCGGCGGCGAGATGGCGGCGCTGCGCGAGGTGCCGTTCTCGCAATATTACGGCAGCGTGGATTCGACCGCGTTGTTCGTCCTGCTCGCCGGCCGCTATTTCGAGCGCACCGGCGACGAGACGACATTGACCGAGCTGTGGCCCGCGATCGAGGCGGGCCTCGCCTGGATCGACGGTCCCGGAGATCCCGATAAAGACGGCTTCGTCGAGTACCAGCGCGCCACCGAGAAGGGGCTCGCCAATCAAGGCTGGAAGGACTCCTACGACGCCATCTTCCACGCCGACGGCAAGCTCGCGGAAGGCAATATCGCGCTCGCCGAAGTCCAGGGCTATGTCTATGCCGCAAAGCAGCTCGCTGCGCGATGTGCACGGGCGCTCGGCAAACCCGATCTCGCGAGGAAGCTCGAGGCGGAGGCCAAGTCGCTCGCCGAACGCTTTGAGCAGGCGTTCTGGTGTCAGGAGCTCGGCACCTATGCGGTCGCCCTCGACGGTCAGAAGCGGCGCTGCGAGGTCCGCACCTCGAATGCCGGGCAGGTGCTGTTCAGCGGCATGATCCGTGAGGACCGCGCCCGGCTGGTGGCCGCCGATCTGATGCGCCCGCATTTCTTCTCGGGCTGGGGCATCCGTACCGTCGCGCGCGGCGAAGTCCGCTACAATCCGATGTCCTATCACGATGGATCGATCTGGCCGCACGACAACGCACTGATTGCGTTGGGGCTCGCCCATTACGGGCTCAAGCATTCGGTCGCGCAGGTCTTCAAGGGACTGTTCGAGGCCGCGACCTATATGGATCTCAGGCGATTGCCGGAATTGTTCTGCGGCTTCCGCCGAGAGAAGCGGCGCGGCCCGACGCTCTATCCCGTCGCTTGCGCGCCGCAAGCCTGGGCCAGCGCAACGCCGTTCACGCTGCTGGAGGCGGCGCTCGGCATCGAGTTCGACGTCGCGCGCTGCGAGATCCGGCTGCGCAATCCGCACCTGCCGGCGTTCTTGAACGAGATCATCCTGCGCGATCTGCGCCTGGGCGAATCCAGCGTGGACCTGCGCGTCAGCCGCCACGGCCACGACGTGGCGCTGGAAGTTTTGCGCACCCGCGGCCAGATCCAGGTCTCGATCGTGCTCGCGCGCTAG
- a CDS encoding ABC transporter ATP-binding protein, which translates to MDHLSGYARRPFAFVLRYLRRRLASHLVILSAVVAAVACSVGTQYGVKSLVDALSAGTSHGGSVWLAFILLMSLIAADNFLWRIASWTASFTFVRVTGDLRRDIFRHLTGHAPSYFLDRMPGMLTSRITATSNAVFTVENMFVWNVLPPCIATIAAIGLIGTVSPSMAAGLIVIAGGMVAAMFRLAAAGKPLHDEFADKAAAVDGEMIDVISNMPLVRAFCGIGHEHERFDATVNREVNARARSLRYLEKLRLLHAAVTVILTIALMAWAVTLWQQGEATTGDVVLVCTLGISILSATRDLAVALVDVTQHVARLTEAIATLLVPHELRDHPEAEPLVKSGAAIAFNNVTFGYPGGEKIFERFSLRLQPGQRVGLVGQSGGGKSTLFTLLQRFYDVDEGSVTVDGQDISMVTQQSLREAISVVPQDISLFHRSIRENIRYGRPNATDDEVLRAAIAARCDFIDSLPDGLDTMVGDRGVKMSGGQRQRIAIARAFVKDAPILLLDEATAALDSESEEAIREALSRLMRGRTVIAIAHRLATLRNFDRVVVLRNGKIIEDGAPDRLMQGHGPYRELVTQEMSRLAKFAA; encoded by the coding sequence ATGGATCATCTTTCTGGATACGCGCGCAGGCCATTTGCCTTTGTCTTGCGCTATCTACGGCGACGATTGGCGTCGCATCTTGTGATTCTGTCCGCTGTCGTCGCAGCGGTTGCCTGCTCCGTGGGCACGCAGTACGGCGTCAAATCGCTCGTCGACGCTTTGTCGGCGGGAACCTCGCATGGTGGCAGCGTATGGCTGGCATTCATTCTGCTCATGTCGCTGATCGCCGCCGACAATTTTCTGTGGCGGATCGCGAGCTGGACCGCGAGCTTCACCTTCGTCCGCGTCACGGGCGATTTACGTCGTGACATATTTCGTCATCTGACCGGACATGCGCCGAGTTACTTCCTGGACCGGATGCCGGGCATGCTGACGAGCCGCATCACGGCGACATCCAACGCGGTGTTCACGGTCGAGAACATGTTCGTCTGGAATGTGTTGCCGCCGTGCATTGCCACAATTGCGGCGATCGGGTTGATTGGAACCGTAAGCCCCTCTATGGCCGCGGGCCTGATCGTGATCGCCGGCGGCATGGTGGCGGCGATGTTCCGCCTGGCCGCGGCCGGCAAGCCGTTGCATGACGAGTTTGCCGACAAGGCCGCGGCCGTCGATGGCGAGATGATCGACGTCATCAGCAACATGCCGCTGGTTCGCGCCTTCTGCGGTATCGGCCATGAGCATGAGCGCTTCGACGCCACGGTGAACCGCGAAGTCAATGCGCGCGCACGCAGCCTGCGCTATCTGGAGAAGCTGCGGCTGCTGCATGCCGCCGTGACCGTGATCCTGACGATTGCCTTGATGGCCTGGGCGGTCACGCTCTGGCAGCAGGGCGAGGCGACCACCGGCGACGTCGTGCTGGTCTGCACTCTCGGTATCTCCATCCTGAGCGCGACCCGCGATCTCGCGGTTGCCCTGGTCGATGTCACCCAGCACGTCGCGCGCCTGACCGAGGCGATCGCGACGCTGCTGGTGCCGCACGAGCTGCGCGACCACCCCGAGGCCGAGCCGTTGGTCAAGAGCGGTGCCGCGATCGCGTTCAACAACGTCACCTTCGGCTATCCGGGCGGCGAGAAGATCTTCGAGCGCTTCAGCTTGCGGCTCCAGCCCGGTCAGCGCGTCGGCCTCGTCGGGCAATCGGGCGGCGGCAAGTCCACCCTGTTCACGCTGCTGCAACGTTTCTACGACGTCGACGAGGGCAGCGTGACGGTCGATGGCCAGGACATCTCAATGGTCACGCAGCAGAGCCTGCGCGAGGCCATCTCGGTGGTGCCGCAGGACATCTCGCTGTTTCATCGTTCGATCCGCGAGAACATCCGCTATGGCCGGCCGAACGCGACCGACGACGAGGTGCTGCGCGCTGCGATCGCGGCGCGCTGCGATTTCATCGATAGCCTGCCCGACGGCCTCGACACCATGGTCGGCGACCGCGGCGTCAAAATGTCCGGCGGCCAGCGCCAGCGCATCGCGATCGCGCGCGCCTTCGTGAAGGACGCGCCGATCCTGCTGCTGGATGAGGCCACCGCCGCGCTCGACAGCGAATCCGAGGAGGCGATCCGCGAGGCGCTGTCGCGGCTGATGCGCGGCCGCACCGTGATCGCAATTGCGCATCGCCTCGCAACGCTGCGCAATTTCGACCGCGTGGTCGTGCTCAGGAACGGCAAGATCATCGAGGACGGTGCGCCCGACCGGCTGATGCAGGGGCATGGACCGTACCGTGAGCTGGTGACGCAGGAAATGAGCCGGCTCGCGAAGTTCGCCGCGTAA